The Melospiza georgiana isolate bMelGeo1 chromosome 9, bMelGeo1.pri, whole genome shotgun sequence genome has a segment encoding these proteins:
- the LOC131086881 gene encoding selenoprotein Pb-like: MGLLVLALATWLGLGLASASEEPANSSRICQEAPAWTINGSSPMEGAAGQVTVVALLKASUQFCLRQAHSLGGLRERLARQGMAEVRYMIVNEKAPLSRAMLPELRRHAPPGVPVLQPEQEDPDVWQVLGGDKDDFLVYDRCGRLAFHIQLPFSFLHFPYVEAAIRSSHVKDFCGNCSLYPNTTQEANSTMEGPATPSSLPEHEGMESETPVHQHKPLHPHHHHEVNSERDTNPAEDHKPATHAHHHHGDHGQLHHKEKKQKEEDGH, translated from the exons atggggctgctggtgctggccctggccacctggctggggctggggctggcctcGGCCTCCGAGGAGCCGGCCAACAGCAGCCGGATCTGCCAGGAGGCACCGGCATGGACCATCAATGGCTCGAGCCCCATGGAGGGGGCGGCAGGGCAGGTGACGGTGGTGGCCCTGCTGAAGGCCAGCTGACAGTTCTGCCTGAGGCAGGCCCACAG CCTCGGGGGCCTGCGGGAGCGGCTGGCCCGGCAGGGCATGGCCGAGGTTCGCTACATGATCGTCAACGAGAAGGCGCCGCTGTCCCGCGCCATGCTGCCCGAGCTGCGGCGCCATGCCCCGCCCGGCGTGCCCGTGCTCCAGCCCGAGCAGGAGGACCCCGACGTCTGGCAGGTCCTGGGGGGTGACAAGGACGACTTTCTTGTTTATGACCG GTGCGGCCGCCTGGCTTTCCACATCCAGTTGCCCTTCAGCTTCCTCCACTTCCCCTATGTGGAGGCAGCCATCCGCTCCAGCCACGTCAAGGACTTCTGTGGCAACTGCTCCCTCTACCCCAACACCACCCAGGAG GCTAACAGCACCATGGAGGGCCCTGCAACCCCGAGCTCCCTTCCTGAACACGAGGGGATGGAGTCAGAGACCCCTGTCCACCAGCACAAGCCCCTCCATCCTCACCACCATCACGAGGTCAACAGCGAGAGAGACACAAACCCAGCTGAGGACCACAAACCTGCTACCCATGCTCACCACCACCACGGAGACCATGGCCAGCTCCATCACAAGGAGAAGAAACAGAAGGAGGAGGATGGGCATTAA